Proteins encoded together in one Chelonoidis abingdonii isolate Lonesome George chromosome 1, CheloAbing_2.0, whole genome shotgun sequence window:
- the TXNDC9 gene encoding thioredoxin domain-containing protein 9, giving the protein MAADTSVEMFSKVLENQVLQTTKVVEEQLDAEIQKLDQMDEDELERLKERRLEALKKSQQQKQEWLSKGHGEYREIPSERDFFQEVKGSKNVVCHFYRDTNFRCLILDKHLAALSKKHIETKFLKLNAEKSPFLCERLGIKVIPTLALVKDGKTQDFIVGFTDLGNTDDFITETLEWRLGCSDIINYSGNLMDPPFQSQKKFGTIVTKLDKKTIRGKRYDSDSDDD; this is encoded by the exons ATGGCTGCTGATACTTCtgttgaaatgttttcaaaagttcTGGAAAACCAAGTGCTTCAGACTACTAAAGTAGTGGAAGAACAGCTGGATGCTGAGATTCAGAAATTGGACCAGATGGATGAAGATGAATTGGAACGCCTTAAAGAAAGGAGGCTCGAAGCACTAAAGAAATCCCAGCAGCAGAAACAA GAATGGCTCTCAAAAGGACATGGAGAATATAGAGAAATCCCAAGTGAGAGAGACTTTTTTCAAGAAGTCAAAGGGAGTAAAAATGTGGTTTGCCATTTCTATAGAGATACAAACTTCAG atgcCTGATATTAGACAAGCATTTGGCAGCACTTTCAAAGAAACACATTGAAACAAAAttcctgaaattaaatgctgAAAAATCTCCATTCCTGTGCGAGAGATTGGGCATCAAAGTAATTCCCACTTTAGCACTAGTAAAAGATGGAAAAACACAAGATTTTATTGTTGGCTTTACTGATCTTGGTAATACGGATGACTTTATCACAGAAACTCTAGAATGGAGATTAGGCTGTTCAGACATAATTAATTACAG TGGAAACTTGATGGACCCACCTTTTCAGAGCCAAAAGAAATTTGGAACCATTGTGACAAAGCTGGATAAGAAAACTATCAGAGGAAAGAGATATGATTCAGATTCTGATGACGACTAA